Proteins from a single region of Sediminitomix flava:
- a CDS encoding serine hydrolase domain-containing protein yields MRNRGRLVLIFITSVLVIFWVTYIQPSLKVATGYAAKYMCSYTFLSNVSEKNIDNALQFFPMAYVDFDIDKENKTVKTSIFGIASQQANYYENGYNCGCVLGELDVEDITTDKQDLASKLKAQDTLAWPQGNLVNISDSSLFDHEKLSTDLDKIMKDNPNTLAIVVAHKEELIAEKYQKGVKADSRLLGWSMTKTVGSALYGTMNAQGVLNADDPSEIKEWENDERINISMGNLLQMSSGLDWLEDYDQLSSVTRMLYLEEDMPAYAVKSKATAKPNEKWYYSSGTSNILAKIMREKLPNYSSYANYPYEKLFHEIGMYSATIETDNKGNHVLSSYGWATARDWTRFGLLYLYEGNWFGKQVFTSDWVKYSTTDVEDSKGTYGAQIWLNKKGDAIKNVPTDAFYEDGFGGQRILIIPSKEMVITVMSGNQKGFDFEGLYEKIFAAYKG; encoded by the coding sequence ATGAGAAACCGCGGACGTTTAGTACTGATCTTTATAACCTCAGTTCTAGTCATTTTTTGGGTTACCTACATTCAACCTTCTTTAAAAGTAGCTACGGGCTATGCTGCTAAATACATGTGTTCATACACTTTTCTGTCCAATGTTTCAGAAAAAAACATTGATAATGCATTGCAGTTTTTCCCGATGGCTTATGTAGATTTTGACATAGATAAAGAAAACAAAACAGTTAAAACTTCCATTTTTGGTATCGCTAGTCAACAAGCTAATTATTATGAAAATGGCTACAACTGTGGCTGTGTATTAGGAGAACTTGACGTTGAAGACATTACAACTGACAAACAAGATTTAGCATCAAAACTTAAAGCTCAAGATACCCTTGCTTGGCCACAAGGAAACTTAGTCAACATTTCAGACTCAAGCCTATTTGATCATGAAAAACTGAGCACTGATCTGGATAAGATCATGAAAGATAATCCGAACACATTAGCGATTGTAGTTGCACATAAAGAAGAACTTATTGCCGAAAAATATCAGAAAGGGGTTAAAGCTGACTCTAGACTATTGGGTTGGTCTATGACTAAAACAGTTGGTAGTGCGCTCTATGGCACTATGAATGCTCAAGGAGTGCTCAATGCTGATGATCCTTCAGAAATAAAAGAGTGGGAAAATGATGAGCGAATCAATATTTCGATGGGAAATCTGCTTCAAATGAGCAGTGGACTCGATTGGTTGGAAGACTATGATCAACTTTCAAGCGTAACAAGAATGCTTTATCTGGAAGAAGATATGCCTGCTTATGCAGTAAAATCAAAAGCGACAGCAAAACCAAACGAGAAATGGTATTACTCTTCGGGTACATCAAACATCTTGGCAAAAATAATGCGTGAGAAATTGCCTAATTATTCTTCTTACGCCAACTATCCATATGAAAAACTTTTCCATGAAATCGGGATGTATTCTGCCACAATAGAAACGGATAACAAAGGAAATCATGTGCTATCTTCTTATGGTTGGGCTACGGCAAGAGATTGGACTCGTTTTGGTCTTCTTTACCTTTATGAAGGAAATTGGTTTGGTAAACAAGTTTTCACCTCTGATTGGGTAAAATATAGTACAACTGATGTTGAAGACTCAAAAGGAACATATGGTGCTCAAATTTGGCTCAATAAAAAAGGCGATGCGATTAAGAATGTTCCTACAGATGCTTTCTATGAAGATGGTTTTGGAGGTCAACGTATTTTGATCATTCCATCTAAAGAAATGGTAATTACCGTAATGAGTGGAAATCAGAAAGGATTTGACTTTGAAGGCTTGTACGAAAAAATATTTGCAGCTTACAAAGGCTAA
- a CDS encoding DEAD/DEAH box helicase, translated as MKFVELKLIDPILKALEDKQYSRPTPIQEQAIPIILEENDVLGCAQTGTGKTAAFSIPIIQILHKRRNGQIGNEHKLEALIVTPTRELAIQIEENIRLYSKYTNLNHTVIFGGVKQGSQVKAIEKGIDILVATPGRLLDLIGQGYISLDDVNMFVLDEADRMLDMGFIQDIRSIIRLLPTERQSLFFSATMPEKIVYLSKQILKDPKKVEVAPVSSTAETIEQYVYYTNKSSKRDLLLYILSNDKFDKVLVFSKTKHGANKISKALEKRGISAEAIHGDRSQNQRQRALERFKSGEARVLVATDIAARGIDIDKLRFVINYDVPNIPETYVHRIGRSGRAGEDGLAISFSEPEENEFILEIQKLTNTEINVIRDNPYPQTDKPMTFKEKKEFEKEKNKKRKEFLDSLRRKRHGGGKSGSKPKRKPSADGRKTSSPKANARPKRGNSKPAGSDGGNFKPKRRTK; from the coding sequence ATGAAATTTGTAGAGCTTAAACTGATCGATCCAATTCTAAAAGCATTGGAAGACAAACAATATTCCCGTCCGACCCCTATTCAAGAACAAGCGATTCCTATTATTTTGGAAGAGAATGATGTTTTAGGTTGTGCGCAAACAGGGACAGGGAAAACAGCCGCTTTTTCTATTCCTATCATCCAAATTCTTCATAAACGTAGAAATGGACAGATTGGGAATGAGCACAAACTAGAAGCTCTAATCGTAACACCTACGCGTGAACTTGCTATTCAGATTGAAGAAAACATCAGACTATATAGTAAATACACCAATCTGAATCACACTGTAATCTTTGGAGGTGTAAAGCAAGGAAGTCAGGTCAAAGCTATCGAAAAAGGAATTGACATCTTGGTTGCCACTCCTGGTAGATTGTTAGATCTTATCGGACAGGGTTATATTAGTCTTGATGACGTCAATATGTTTGTATTGGATGAGGCCGACAGAATGCTTGATATGGGCTTTATCCAAGACATTAGAAGCATCATTCGTTTACTTCCTACAGAAAGACAATCCTTGTTCTTTTCAGCTACTATGCCCGAGAAGATTGTCTACCTTTCAAAGCAAATCTTGAAAGACCCTAAAAAAGTAGAAGTCGCTCCTGTTTCATCAACAGCTGAAACAATAGAACAATACGTTTATTATACCAATAAATCTTCTAAAAGAGACCTTTTGCTCTACATTCTGAGCAATGATAAATTTGATAAGGTTCTAGTCTTTAGCAAAACTAAGCATGGCGCTAATAAGATTTCAAAAGCTTTAGAGAAAAGGGGGATATCAGCTGAAGCAATTCATGGAGATCGTAGTCAAAACCAAAGACAAAGAGCCCTAGAGCGATTCAAATCTGGTGAAGCTAGAGTGTTAGTTGCTACAGATATTGCTGCAAGGGGTATTGACATTGACAAGCTCAGATTCGTTATTAATTACGATGTTCCAAATATTCCAGAGACTTACGTACACAGAATCGGGCGTTCTGGACGTGCTGGAGAAGACGGTTTAGCCATTTCTTTCTCTGAACCAGAAGAAAATGAATTTATACTTGAAATTCAGAAACTCACAAACACTGAAATCAACGTAATCAGAGATAATCCTTATCCTCAAACGGATAAGCCGATGACCTTTAAAGAGAAAAAAGAGTTTGAGAAGGAAAAGAATAAGAAAAGAAAAGAATTCTTGGATAGTCTCAGACGAAAAAGGCATGGAGGAGGAAAAAGTGGTTCAAAACCTAAAAGAAAACCATCTGCAGATGGCAGAAAAACTTCTTCACCTAAAGCTAACGCACGACCTAAAAGAGGAAATTCAAAACCTGCTGGAAGTGATGGAGGAAACTTCAAACCAAAAAGAAGAACTAAATAA
- the hemW gene encoding radical SAM family heme chaperone HemW — protein sequence MAGIYIHIPFCRQACYYCNFHFSTNTTRVEDMTHSIAKEINLQKDYLSEKKLETIYFGGGTPSILSEEQLNLILKEVHKHFEVAKDAEITLEANPDDLTLEKIKSLKRNGINRLSIGIQSFHDQNLKSMNRIHSSEEAIRCVKDAQSEGIENISIDLIYAMPSVDHKLWKKDLEIAMNLNVPHISSYCLTVEEKTVLGNWTRKGKFHPMDDDFAAEQFEILVETLMQNGYEHYEISNFAKPNWHSKHNSNYWKQVPYLGVGPGAHSFDGINRQFNVSNNAHYLKALEENKLPFELDELSKEDNINEYIMISLRTKWGCDLSYLKNQYQFDLLSHFEKELKSYNEGGYIRTENDTLFLTEKGKLLADQIAGDLFL from the coding sequence ATGGCTGGTATTTATATTCATATTCCTTTTTGCAGACAAGCTTGTTATTACTGCAACTTCCACTTTTCTACCAATACCACAAGAGTGGAGGATATGACACATTCAATAGCCAAAGAAATTAACCTCCAAAAAGATTACCTATCTGAGAAAAAGCTTGAAACGATTTATTTCGGCGGAGGAACACCTTCTATTCTTTCTGAAGAACAACTCAACCTTATTTTAAAGGAAGTTCATAAACACTTTGAAGTAGCTAAAGATGCAGAAATCACATTAGAAGCGAATCCTGACGACCTGACACTTGAGAAAATAAAGAGCTTAAAACGCAACGGGATCAATCGCCTAAGTATCGGAATTCAGTCTTTTCATGATCAGAACTTGAAAAGTATGAATCGTATTCATAGCTCAGAGGAAGCGATTAGGTGTGTGAAAGATGCACAAAGTGAGGGTATCGAAAATATCAGCATTGATCTTATTTATGCCATGCCTTCCGTAGATCACAAGCTGTGGAAAAAGGATTTAGAAATCGCAATGAACCTGAATGTTCCACATATTTCTTCTTATTGCTTGACTGTTGAAGAAAAGACCGTTTTAGGAAACTGGACACGAAAGGGGAAATTTCACCCTATGGATGATGACTTTGCTGCCGAACAATTTGAGATATTGGTAGAAACACTCATGCAAAATGGTTATGAGCATTACGAGATATCAAATTTTGCGAAACCCAATTGGCACTCAAAGCATAATAGTAACTATTGGAAACAAGTACCTTATTTGGGTGTAGGACCAGGAGCACATTCTTTTGATGGAATAAACCGACAATTTAACGTATCGAATAATGCTCATTATCTGAAAGCATTAGAAGAAAACAAGCTGCCTTTTGAGTTGGATGAGTTGAGTAAAGAAGATAATATCAATGAATATATCATGATTAGCCTTCGTACAAAATGGGGGTGTGATTTGTCTTATTTAAAAAATCAGTACCAATTCGATCTTCTTTCTCATTTTGAGAAAGAGCTAAAATCATATAATGAAGGAGGATATATCAGAACAGAAAATGATACATTATTTCTTACTGAGAAAGGAAAACTCTTAGCTGATCAAATTGCAGGAGATTTATTCTTATAG
- a CDS encoding sigma-70 family RNA polymerase sigma factor, protein MTTQHLITSYQPLLFSIAYRMVGSVAEAEDLVQDTWMKIMHVDFSKIENVKQYLTRAITNRCITHLQNLRKHQLVNINVSEYLNNLHISSDFSLNTDKLHEIEEAVKRMLEKLSPSERAVFSLREFFNFDYSELTDLMEKKKDNCRQLFKRAKEKLMQEKDEAISVCKVKQETFTESFLKASDKGEVGQFIEMLLKDIRQK, encoded by the coding sequence ATGACTACACAACATCTTATTACGTCATATCAGCCTTTACTTTTTTCCATTGCATACCGTATGGTAGGGTCTGTAGCAGAAGCGGAAGACCTTGTTCAAGACACATGGATGAAAATCATGCATGTTGATTTCTCAAAGATTGAGAACGTCAAGCAGTATTTAACTCGTGCAATCACCAATCGTTGTATCACACATCTTCAGAACTTACGTAAACATCAACTTGTAAACATCAATGTAAGTGAGTATCTGAATAATCTACATATTTCTTCTGACTTTTCTTTAAATACTGATAAGCTTCATGAAATTGAGGAAGCTGTAAAGAGAATGTTAGAGAAACTCAGTCCTTCAGAAAGAGCGGTTTTTTCATTGAGAGAGTTTTTCAACTTTGACTACTCGGAGTTGACAGATTTGATGGAGAAGAAAAAAGACAATTGTCGTCAGCTTTTCAAACGAGCAAAAGAAAAACTTATGCAAGAAAAGGATGAGGCGATTTCGGTTTGTAAAGTAAAGCAGGAAACATTCACGGAAAGCTTTTTGAAGGCTAGTGATAAAGGAGAAGTAGGGCAATTTATTGAGATGCTTCTAAAAGACATTCGTCAGAAATAA
- a CDS encoding YceI family protein, with protein sequence MRKNTLKVAFFAMLIGLAACGGEKKQAEKQEVVAVVPEAVEENVSYVYQQSETMVSWEAYKFTEKVGVGGVFDQFVVSMAKDSVAAPSEVLTSLSFSIPVESVNSNNPERDAKIKKYFFGTMASTSTIEGEVKSVEGSASKGIAQVALKLNNVEKTVPLNYTVEDATLKLEGVMDLGNWNAINSVKSLNDVCAELHRGTDGKSVLWPEVKLYVRSNFSKVKTDTQVETQIAK encoded by the coding sequence ATGAGAAAAAACACCTTGAAAGTCGCATTTTTTGCAATGTTGATTGGTTTAGCAGCCTGTGGCGGAGAAAAAAAACAAGCTGAAAAACAAGAAGTTGTAGCTGTAGTTCCTGAAGCTGTAGAAGAAAACGTTAGCTATGTATATCAACAAAGCGAAACAATGGTCTCTTGGGAAGCTTATAAATTCACTGAAAAAGTGGGTGTAGGAGGAGTATTTGACCAATTTGTAGTTTCTATGGCTAAAGATTCTGTAGCTGCTCCATCAGAAGTATTAACATCATTGTCATTCTCTATTCCTGTGGAAAGTGTAAACAGTAATAACCCTGAAAGAGATGCTAAAATCAAGAAATATTTCTTCGGAACTATGGCATCTACTTCTACGATTGAAGGAGAAGTAAAATCAGTAGAAGGCTCTGCTTCAAAAGGGATTGCGCAAGTAGCTTTAAAACTAAATAATGTAGAAAAGACTGTTCCTTTGAACTACACAGTAGAAGATGCTACTTTGAAATTAGAGGGTGTAATGGATCTTGGAAACTGGAATGCGATCAATTCAGTAAAATCATTGAACGATGTATGTGCGGAGCTTCATAGAGGTACTGACGGTAAAAGTGTTCTTTGGCCAGAAGTAAAACTTTATGTACGTTCTAACTTCTCTAAAGTGAAAACTGATACACAAGTTGAAACACAAATTGCTAAGTAA
- a CDS encoding Na/Pi symporter — translation MKNSDTNKVLQTLSKVVQVVAVLFVFLVALKLMSGGFKMLSKDTAQQIITLTSNPFISLFVGLLATALIQSSSTTTSMIVAIVASGSLSLQNAVPMIMGANIGTSVTSTIVALGHLSNKDEFKKAISAATVHDFFNLIVMCVLFPIEYFTGALSSAGTAIASVIYSSESSGPELFNIMSVTVKPAAKAITALLNKNALVVIGVGTLGLFISLRLFTVVLKKLLVGNSEKRLEKYVFGKPLYSLVWGALITAGVQSSSVTTSLTVPLVASNKLSLRNAFPFLMGANIGTTVTALIAAVSQNEAALAIAFCHFLFNIFGVFILFPISAIRNIPIVCAELLGQLTMKNRLVGVAYILVIFFIIPFALIFATTDLNQEEESSLVTPVNPTEVTAKNS, via the coding sequence ATGAAAAATTCGGATACGAATAAGGTATTACAAACCTTATCCAAGGTTGTACAAGTTGTTGCAGTCTTGTTTGTGTTTTTGGTTGCTTTGAAGCTTATGAGTGGTGGATTCAAAATGCTAAGCAAGGACACTGCCCAACAAATAATAACGCTAACATCAAACCCGTTCATTAGTTTATTTGTAGGACTTTTAGCTACAGCACTTATTCAAAGTAGTTCAACTACTACTTCAATGATTGTAGCAATCGTAGCTTCTGGCTCATTAAGTTTACAAAATGCTGTACCTATGATTATGGGGGCAAACATTGGAACGAGTGTCACTTCAACTATCGTAGCATTAGGACATCTTTCAAATAAAGATGAATTTAAGAAAGCGATCTCAGCAGCTACAGTACATGACTTCTTTAACCTTATTGTCATGTGTGTGCTTTTCCCAATCGAATACTTTACTGGAGCATTATCTTCTGCAGGAACGGCTATTGCAAGTGTAATTTACTCTTCTGAGTCATCAGGTCCAGAATTATTCAATATCATGTCAGTTACAGTAAAGCCTGCTGCAAAAGCGATTACAGCTTTACTTAACAAAAACGCACTTGTAGTTATTGGTGTTGGTACACTTGGTCTTTTTATCTCTTTAAGACTTTTCACAGTAGTATTGAAAAAACTATTGGTAGGTAATTCGGAGAAAAGACTTGAAAAATACGTATTCGGAAAACCACTTTATTCTTTGGTATGGGGTGCATTGATCACTGCAGGTGTTCAGTCTAGTTCTGTGACTACATCTCTTACTGTGCCATTGGTAGCATCGAATAAATTATCCTTAAGAAATGCATTCCCATTCTTAATGGGTGCAAATATCGGAACAACAGTTACAGCTTTGATTGCTGCTGTCTCACAAAATGAAGCAGCTTTAGCAATTGCATTCTGTCACTTCTTATTCAATATTTTTGGTGTATTTATACTGTTCCCTATTTCAGCGATAAGAAACATTCCTATCGTTTGTGCAGAGTTGCTAGGACAACTTACAATGAAAAATAGATTGGTAGGTGTAGCATATATTCTTGTGATCTTCTTCATTATTCCTTTTGCATTGATTTTTGCAACAACAGACTTGAATCAAGAAGAGGAAAGTAGTTTAGTAACGCCAGTTAATCCAACTGAAGTAACAGCTAAAAATAGCTAA
- a CDS encoding LytR/AlgR family response regulator transcription factor — protein MKMKCLIIDDEQLARKLLENFVSKLPNLELVGMCKSPLEAMAVMQEQDVDLLFLDIQMPDLTGIEFLKTMSNSPMVIFTTAYSEYALESYEFNVIDYLLKPFSFERFLKAVQKANAIFGLKQQPKESLTKNIEKIEDDIKPIKEQDYLMIKSDHRIYKTYFKDILYIEGLKEYVSFYTPSQRIISLQSLSKLEDSLPKEQFIRTHRSYIVSLSQIKAIEGNQLEINGKLIPIGKTYKDGLLNSLGLI, from the coding sequence ATGAAAATGAAATGCCTCATTATAGATGATGAACAGCTAGCGAGAAAGTTATTAGAAAACTTTGTATCCAAATTACCCAATCTTGAGTTGGTCGGGATGTGTAAATCTCCGTTGGAAGCAATGGCTGTCATGCAAGAGCAAGATGTAGACCTTCTATTCTTAGATATTCAAATGCCCGACCTCACAGGTATTGAATTTCTGAAAACGATGAGTAATTCTCCAATGGTGATTTTTACGACTGCTTATTCAGAATATGCCTTGGAAAGTTATGAGTTCAACGTTATAGACTACCTTCTGAAACCTTTTTCGTTTGAAAGATTTCTTAAAGCTGTTCAAAAAGCGAACGCAATTTTTGGATTAAAGCAGCAACCAAAGGAGTCATTAACAAAAAATATTGAAAAAATAGAGGATGATATAAAACCAATAAAAGAACAGGATTATTTAATGATCAAGAGTGATCATCGTATTTACAAGACTTACTTCAAAGATATTTTATATATAGAGGGCTTAAAAGAATATGTATCGTTTTATACTCCCTCTCAACGAATCATTTCGTTGCAGTCACTCAGTAAGTTAGAAGATTCCTTGCCAAAAGAGCAATTTATACGGACTCATAGGTCTTATATCGTTTCACTATCACAAATTAAAGCAATTGAAGGTAATCAATTGGAAATCAATGGAAAGTTGATTCCGATAGGTAAAACTTATAAAGATGGATTACTTAATAGTTTAGGGTTAATATAA
- a CDS encoding sensor histidine kinase: MKTWKLVGKYILIYLLFILLHYLMLSQKLYAFLALEVACIKAFFLTLLIIFNQEVLIPKLMIRKKYVLYTVSILLTIVVCILASELVEKSFGFTDTIREYLRTERRPLPPEHWKEFQKPRHDFAKNIVRMLSRYSRFQGFMFYLVITLVSTTIQMSILVSKREKEAVVLKSEGVKSELAFLKSQINPHFLFNLMNNLYTLSILKSDQTPEMILKLSDMLRYMLYEANTERVPLQKEIAYINNYIDFQKLKDEGPLNITSEIAVSNADKYEIAPMLFIPFVENSFKHSKIEDLENGWIKLKIYINDNQLYFHLGNSKSQTNFTKDKTGGIGLTNVQRRLDLLYPDSHQLEIKDEADFFEVNLKIQLS; this comes from the coding sequence ATGAAGACGTGGAAACTGGTCGGAAAATATATTCTCATATATCTCTTATTTATTCTTTTGCATTACCTCATGCTGAGTCAGAAGCTCTATGCTTTCTTGGCTTTAGAGGTTGCGTGTATTAAGGCTTTTTTCCTCACTTTACTGATCATATTCAATCAAGAAGTATTGATTCCGAAACTGATGATTCGGAAGAAGTACGTATTATATACGGTGAGTATTCTGCTTACTATCGTGGTATGTATTCTAGCGTCTGAATTGGTTGAGAAATCATTTGGATTTACAGATACAATAAGAGAATACCTTAGAACAGAGAGAAGACCTCTGCCTCCAGAACATTGGAAAGAATTCCAAAAGCCCCGACATGACTTTGCTAAGAATATTGTAAGAATGTTATCTCGCTACAGCAGATTTCAAGGTTTTATGTTTTACCTCGTGATTACATTGGTTAGTACAACAATTCAGATGTCGATTTTGGTTTCTAAGAGGGAGAAAGAAGCAGTCGTGTTAAAAAGTGAAGGTGTTAAAAGTGAATTGGCTTTTTTGAAGTCTCAGATAAACCCTCATTTTTTATTCAACCTTATGAATAATCTGTATACGCTCTCTATCTTAAAATCGGATCAGACTCCCGAGATGATCTTAAAACTTTCAGATATGCTGCGGTACATGTTATATGAAGCAAATACTGAACGAGTACCATTGCAAAAAGAGATCGCCTACATAAATAACTATATCGATTTTCAGAAACTGAAAGATGAAGGCCCTCTAAATATTACTTCTGAAATTGCTGTTTCCAATGCAGATAAGTATGAGATAGCCCCTATGCTTTTTATCCCTTTTGTAGAAAATAGTTTTAAACACAGTAAGATTGAAGATTTAGAAAATGGTTGGATTAAGCTGAAAATTTATATAAATGATAATCAGCTATATTTTCATTTAGGAAACAGTAAGAGTCAGACGAACTTCACTAAAGACAAAACAGGGGGGATTGGTCTGACAAATGTACAACGGAGGTTGGATTTGCTTTACCCCGATTCACATCAGCTAGAAATAAAGGATGAAGCAGACTTTTTTGAAGTAAACTTAAAAATTCAATTATCATGA
- a CDS encoding Fur family transcriptional regulator: MESLSLGILQKNKLRKTPSREKILDIFMQSEVALSENDIEHQLSEFCDRATIYRTLKTFLEHGLVHKVMDENNLVKFAYCKEGSCSDHEHNHDHVHFKCKKCGNTVCMEEHPIQKLNLPEGYQTDEVNLLIIGTCPNCK, from the coding sequence ATGGAAAGTCTATCATTAGGAATACTACAAAAGAACAAGCTGCGAAAAACACCTAGCCGAGAAAAAATATTAGATATTTTTATGCAAAGTGAAGTAGCACTTTCAGAAAATGATATTGAGCATCAGCTTAGTGAATTTTGTGATCGTGCAACTATTTATCGTACGTTGAAAACTTTCCTAGAACATGGACTTGTTCACAAAGTGATGGACGAAAACAATTTAGTCAAGTTCGCTTATTGCAAAGAAGGTTCTTGCTCAGACCATGAACACAATCATGACCACGTTCATTTTAAATGTAAAAAATGTGGTAATACCGTTTGTATGGAAGAACACCCAATTCAAAAGCTAAATCTGCCCGAAGGCTATCAAACTGACGAAGTCAACTTACTGATCATAGGAACTTGTCCTAACTGTAAGTAA
- the tpx gene encoding thiol peroxidase: MATITLKGNKIHTEGSLPELGIKAPSFRLTKTDLTDVSLEDFRGQRIILNIFPSIDTSVCAASTRAFNERASQLENTVVLCVSKDLPFAHKRFCEGEGLENVIATSQYKDPEFEQNYAVNIIDGPLAGLFSRAIVVINADGNIVYTEQVPEIAQEPDYDKAIEALEL; this comes from the coding sequence ATGGCTACCATTACTCTTAAAGGAAATAAAATCCACACCGAAGGTTCTCTTCCCGAACTAGGCATAAAAGCACCAAGCTTTCGTTTGACTAAAACAGATTTAACAGACGTATCTCTTGAAGATTTTAGAGGGCAAAGAATCATATTGAATATTTTCCCTAGTATAGATACAAGTGTTTGTGCAGCTTCTACAAGAGCATTTAATGAAAGAGCTTCACAACTAGAGAATACAGTAGTGTTATGTGTTTCTAAAGATTTACCTTTTGCACACAAGCGTTTTTGTGAAGGAGAGGGCTTAGAAAATGTAATTGCAACTTCTCAATATAAAGACCCTGAATTTGAGCAAAATTATGCTGTAAATATCATTGATGGTCCTTTGGCTGGTTTATTCTCGCGTGCCATTGTAGTGATTAACGCAGATGGAAATATTGTTTATACAGAACAAGTTCCTGAGATTGCGCAAGAGCCTGATTATGATAAGGCAATTGAAGCACTTGAGCTTTAA